In a single window of the Delftia tsuruhatensis genome:
- a CDS encoding cytochrome b/b6 domain-containing protein — MAQESNAQGTPTHKVRIWDLPTRLFHWLLATAVIALVVTAKLGGNAMNWHLLLGHAVLALLLFRLLWGVVGGRWSRFASFIHSPSSLLRHLRGRGQASDTAGHSPLGALSVFAMLAVLIAQVGSGLLSDDEIAFSGPLSRFVSGDTVAQATAYHAHWGQYLLYVLLALHLLAIAFYTWRGRGLVRPMLTGDKHLAEPLPASRDTAASRLLALAVAAAAGLGAWWVQQLGAAF, encoded by the coding sequence ATGGCACAAGAATCCAACGCGCAAGGCACCCCCACGCACAAGGTCCGGATCTGGGACCTGCCCACCCGGCTGTTCCACTGGCTGCTGGCGACGGCGGTGATCGCGCTGGTGGTGACCGCCAAGCTTGGGGGCAACGCCATGAACTGGCATCTGCTGCTGGGGCACGCGGTCCTGGCCCTGCTGCTGTTTCGCCTGCTGTGGGGCGTGGTTGGCGGCCGCTGGTCGCGCTTTGCCAGTTTCATTCATAGCCCTTCCAGCCTGCTGCGCCATCTGCGCGGCCGGGGGCAGGCCAGCGACACTGCCGGCCACAGCCCCCTGGGAGCACTGTCGGTGTTCGCCATGCTGGCCGTGCTGATCGCCCAGGTGGGCAGCGGGCTGCTGAGCGACGACGAGATCGCATTCTCCGGCCCGCTGAGCCGCTTCGTCTCGGGCGACACGGTGGCCCAGGCCACGGCCTACCATGCCCACTGGGGCCAGTACCTGCTGTATGTGCTGCTGGCATTGCACCTGCTGGCCATCGCCTTCTACACCTGGCGTGGGCGCGGCCTGGTGCGCCCCATGCTCACGGGGGACAAGCACCTGGCCGAACCTCTGCCCGCCTCCCGCGACACCGCGGCCAGCCGCCTGCTGGCCCTGGCTGTGGCGGCCGCGGCCGGGCTGGGTGCATGGTGGGTGCAGCAACTGGGGGCGGCTTTCTGA
- a CDS encoding c-type cytochrome produces MKKVSAWTLAALVATTALPASAQFAKSEDAIKYRQGALAVLGQHFGRLGAMANGKIPFDAKAAQEDAEVVAFMARLPWAAFGAGTEGGKAKPEVWKEQTKFHDLSDKMQAETAKLATAAKSGNLDQVKAAFGPAAASCKACHDSFRSR; encoded by the coding sequence ATGAAGAAAGTTTCTGCATGGACCCTGGCTGCCCTGGTCGCCACCACGGCCTTGCCGGCGTCCGCCCAGTTCGCCAAGTCCGAGGACGCCATCAAGTACCGGCAGGGCGCGCTGGCCGTGCTGGGCCAGCATTTCGGGCGTCTGGGCGCCATGGCCAATGGCAAGATCCCCTTCGACGCGAAGGCGGCACAGGAGGACGCCGAGGTGGTGGCCTTCATGGCCAGGCTGCCCTGGGCTGCATTTGGAGCGGGCACGGAGGGCGGAAAGGCCAAACCCGAAGTCTGGAAGGAGCAGACGAAATTCCACGATCTGTCCGACAAGATGCAGGCCGAGACTGCCAAGCTGGCGACTGCGGCCAAGTCGGGCAACCTGGATCAGGTCAAGGCCGCCTTCGGTCCGGCGGCTGCCAGCTGCAAGGCTTGCCACGACAGTTTCCGCAGCCGCTGA
- a CDS encoding TlpA disulfide reductase family protein, with protein sequence MASKHWIAGVLIATAAGMGAWVYSGAGQAAAPQSTFVLLDGSRQTTADLKGKVTLVNFWATSCTTCVAEMPEIIATHHKYQDRGFDTLAVAMSYDPPSYVVNFADSRKLPFKVALDNTGAVAKAWGDVQLTPTTYIVNKRGEIVKRYVGAPDFAELHRLIEKLLAEA encoded by the coding sequence ATGGCAAGCAAACATTGGATCGCAGGCGTATTGATCGCCACAGCCGCCGGCATGGGTGCATGGGTGTACTCCGGCGCCGGCCAGGCGGCGGCGCCCCAGTCCACCTTCGTGCTGCTCGACGGCAGCAGGCAGACCACGGCCGACCTCAAGGGCAAGGTCACCCTGGTGAACTTCTGGGCCACGAGCTGCACCACCTGCGTGGCGGAGATGCCCGAGATCATCGCCACGCACCACAAGTACCAGGACCGGGGCTTCGACACGCTGGCGGTGGCCATGAGCTACGACCCGCCAAGCTATGTGGTGAACTTCGCCGACTCGCGCAAGCTGCCGTTCAAGGTGGCCCTGGACAACACGGGCGCCGTGGCCAAAGCCTGGGGCGATGTGCAATTGACCCCGACCACCTACATCGTCAACAAGCGCGGTGAGATCGTGAAGCGCTACGTGGGCGCCCCCGACTTCGCCGAGTTGCACCGGCTGATAGAAAAGCTGCTGGCCGAAGCCTGA
- a CDS encoding PTS sugar transporter subunit IIA: MTTRILLLTHAPLAQALRECALHVFADSAEDVLALDVPAHEPPEATLMRAEQLLAEYGGLAELPTLVLTDLFGATPCNVAQRLVAQLPQGRLVAGVNLPMLLRSIGYRHEALEAVAERAVAGGSHGVMQVGVNTPQNQSPRPSHDQDPYHHQQ; the protein is encoded by the coding sequence ATGACCACGCGCATCCTTTTGCTCACCCACGCACCGCTGGCCCAGGCACTGCGCGAATGTGCCCTGCACGTATTCGCCGACAGCGCCGAGGATGTCCTCGCCCTGGATGTGCCCGCGCATGAGCCGCCGGAAGCCACCTTGATGCGTGCCGAGCAGTTGCTCGCGGAGTACGGTGGCCTGGCGGAACTGCCCACGCTGGTACTCACCGATCTCTTCGGTGCCACGCCCTGCAATGTGGCACAGCGCCTTGTGGCGCAGTTGCCCCAGGGCCGCCTGGTGGCGGGGGTGAATCTGCCGATGCTGCTGCGCTCCATAGGCTATCGCCACGAGGCGCTGGAAGCCGTGGCCGAGCGTGCCGTGGCGGGAGGCAGCCACGGCGTGATGCAGGTGGGCGTGAACACACCCCAGAACCAGAGTCCGCGACCATCCCATGATCAAGACCCCTATCACCATCAGCAATAA
- a CDS encoding HPr family phosphocarrier protein, whose amino-acid sequence MIKTPITISNKLGLHARASAKLTKLAASFPCEVWMSKGERRINAKSIMGVMMLAAGMGSQVLLETEGAQEQEAMDALTALINDKFGEGQ is encoded by the coding sequence ATGATCAAGACCCCTATCACCATCAGCAATAAACTGGGCCTGCATGCCCGCGCCTCGGCCAAGCTCACCAAGCTCGCCGCCAGCTTCCCCTGCGAGGTCTGGATGAGCAAGGGGGAGCGGCGCATCAATGCCAAGAGCATCATGGGCGTAATGATGCTGGCTGCCGGCATGGGCTCGCAGGTGCTTCTGGAGACCGAAGGCGCCCAGGAGCAGGAGGCCATGGATGCGCTGACCGCACTGATCAACGACAAGTTTGGCGAAGGCCAGTGA
- the ptsP gene encoding phosphoenolpyruvate--protein phosphotransferase — translation MTFAIHGLAVSRGIAIGRAVVVASSRMEVVHYFIRPDQVEAEIDRARGARNAVIEELRRLQEEMPKDAPGELDALLDVHLLLLQDEALAAAIKHWISERLYNAEWALTTQLEIVSRQFDEMEDEYLRERKADLEQVVERILRHMKGMASPVPAPAAAAGVAGDGAPQQPLLLDGAAEAPLVLVAQDLSPVDMLQFKSRLFAGFITAVGGRTSHTAIVARSMDIPAVVGARAAGQLIRQDDWIIIDGNAGIVIVDPTPIILAEYGFRQRQNELERERLSRLRHTPALTLDGERIELLANIEQPGDGPAAVHVGAVGVGLFRTEFLFMGRGGNLPGEEEQYRAYREAVDGMQGMPVTIRTLDVGADKPLDKAQPKDYYLNPALGLRAIRWSLADPAMFRTQLRAILRAAAHGQIHLLFPMLAHQSEIEQTLAQVRMAQGELDARGVVYGPVKLGAMIEVPAAALMVRTFLRYFDFLSIGTNDLIQYTLAIDRADETVAHLYDPLHPAVLKLVADVIAEGRAQGKSVCVCGEVAGDVGMTRLLLGLGLRSFSMHPAQILAVKQEVLRADTRKLAPWAQEVARSDRPAAMLAT, via the coding sequence ATGACGTTTGCAATCCACGGGCTGGCCGTTTCGCGCGGCATCGCCATCGGGCGTGCGGTGGTGGTCGCCTCCAGCCGCATGGAGGTGGTGCACTACTTCATCCGCCCCGACCAGGTCGAAGCGGAAATCGACCGTGCCCGCGGCGCGCGCAATGCAGTCATCGAAGAACTGCGCCGCCTGCAGGAAGAGATGCCCAAGGACGCTCCGGGCGAACTGGATGCCTTGCTGGACGTGCATTTGCTGCTGCTCCAGGACGAGGCTCTGGCCGCCGCCATAAAGCACTGGATATCCGAGCGCCTGTACAACGCGGAATGGGCGCTGACCACGCAGCTGGAGATCGTCTCGCGCCAGTTCGACGAGATGGAGGACGAATACCTGCGCGAACGCAAGGCGGACCTCGAGCAGGTGGTCGAGCGCATCTTGCGGCATATGAAGGGCATGGCCAGCCCCGTTCCCGCTCCTGCCGCGGCAGCTGGCGTCGCGGGTGATGGCGCGCCGCAGCAGCCGCTGCTGCTCGACGGCGCGGCGGAGGCGCCGCTGGTCCTGGTGGCGCAGGACCTTTCGCCGGTGGACATGCTGCAGTTCAAGAGCCGATTGTTCGCCGGCTTCATCACCGCCGTGGGAGGGCGAACGTCGCACACGGCCATCGTGGCCCGCAGCATGGACATTCCTGCCGTCGTGGGGGCCCGTGCCGCAGGCCAGCTGATCCGCCAGGACGACTGGATCATCATCGACGGCAATGCGGGCATCGTCATCGTCGATCCCACGCCGATCATCCTGGCCGAGTACGGATTCCGCCAGCGCCAGAACGAGCTGGAGCGCGAGCGGCTGTCCCGCCTGCGGCACACGCCCGCGCTGACGCTGGATGGCGAGCGCATCGAGCTGCTGGCCAATATCGAGCAACCCGGCGACGGGCCTGCGGCCGTGCATGTGGGGGCGGTGGGCGTGGGCCTGTTCCGTACGGAATTCCTGTTCATGGGCCGTGGCGGCAACCTGCCGGGCGAGGAGGAGCAGTACCGGGCCTACCGCGAGGCCGTGGACGGCATGCAGGGCATGCCCGTGACCATCCGCACCCTGGACGTTGGGGCGGACAAGCCGCTGGACAAGGCGCAGCCCAAGGACTACTACCTGAACCCCGCCCTGGGCCTGCGTGCCATTCGATGGAGCCTGGCCGACCCCGCCATGTTCCGCACCCAGCTTCGCGCCATACTGCGTGCGGCCGCGCACGGGCAGATCCACCTGCTGTTTCCCATGCTGGCCCACCAAAGCGAGATCGAACAAACCCTTGCCCAGGTACGGATGGCCCAAGGCGAACTGGACGCTCGTGGCGTGGTCTACGGCCCCGTCAAGCTGGGGGCCATGATCGAAGTGCCGGCGGCCGCGCTGATGGTGCGTACCTTTCTGCGCTACTTCGACTTCCTGTCCATAGGCACCAACGATCTGATCCAGTACACGCTGGCCATAGACCGCGCCGACGAAACGGTGGCCCACCTCTACGATCCGCTGCACCCTGCCGTGCTCAAGTTGGTGGCCGATGTGATTGCCGAAGGCCGGGCACAGGGCAAGAGTGTCTGCGTCTGCGGCGAGGTGGCGGGCGACGTGGGCATGACCCGGCTGCTGCTGGGCCTGGGCCTGCGCAGCTTTTCCATGCATCCCGCGCAGATCCTGGCGGTCAAGCAGGAGGTCTTGCGCGCCGATACGCGCAAGCTCGCCCCCTGGGCCCAGGAAGTCGCCCGATCGGACCGTCCGGCCGCGATGCTGGCCACATGA
- the lipA gene encoding lipoyl synthase, which yields MTTNTVVREAQSQAEYNPLAKQKAAAKLSRIPIKVEHGEALKKPEWIRVKAGSPTTRFYEIKDILRANKLHTVCEEASCPNIGECFGKGTATFMIMGDKCTRRCPFCDVGHGRPDPLDANEPLNLARTIAELRLKYVVITSVDRDDLRDGGSGHFVECIKNIRELSPQTQIEILVPDFRGRDDRALEILKAAPPDVMNHNLETAPRLYKEARPGSDYQFSLNLLKKFKALHPKVPTKSGIMVGLGETDEEILQVMRDMRAHDIDMLTIGQYLAPSNSHLPVRRYVHPDTFKMFEEEAYRMGFTHAAVGAMVRSSYHADQQAHAAGV from the coding sequence ATGACCACCAACACCGTCGTGCGCGAAGCGCAGTCCCAAGCCGAGTACAACCCGCTGGCCAAGCAGAAGGCGGCAGCGAAGCTCTCGCGCATCCCGATCAAGGTCGAGCATGGCGAAGCGCTCAAGAAGCCCGAGTGGATCCGCGTCAAGGCCGGCAGTCCGACCACGCGCTTCTACGAGATCAAGGACATCCTGCGCGCCAACAAGCTGCACACGGTCTGCGAGGAAGCCTCCTGCCCCAACATCGGCGAATGCTTCGGCAAGGGCACGGCCACCTTCATGATCATGGGCGACAAGTGCACGCGCCGCTGCCCGTTCTGCGACGTGGGCCACGGCCGCCCCGATCCGCTGGACGCGAACGAGCCGCTGAACCTGGCCAGGACCATCGCCGAGCTGCGCCTGAAGTACGTGGTGATCACCAGCGTGGACCGCGATGACCTGCGCGACGGTGGCTCCGGCCATTTCGTGGAGTGCATCAAGAACATCCGCGAACTCTCGCCGCAGACCCAGATCGAGATCCTCGTGCCCGACTTCCGCGGCCGCGACGACCGTGCGCTGGAAATCCTCAAGGCCGCGCCACCCGATGTGATGAACCACAACCTGGAGACCGCGCCGCGACTGTACAAGGAAGCGCGCCCAGGCTCGGACTACCAGTTCTCGCTGAACCTGCTCAAGAAGTTCAAGGCCCTGCACCCCAAGGTCCCGACCAAGAGCGGCATCATGGTCGGCCTGGGAGAGACCGACGAGGAGATCCTGCAGGTGATGCGCGACATGCGTGCGCATGACATCGACATGCTGACCATAGGCCAGTACCTGGCTCCCAGCAACAGCCACCTGCCGGTGCGCCGCTACGTGCACCCCGATACCTTCAAGATGTTCGAGGAAGAAGCCTACAGGATGGGCTTCACGCATGCCGCCGTGGGCGCCATGGTCCGCTCCAGCTACCACGCTGACCAGCAGGCGCACGCGGCCGGTGTCTGA
- the lipB gene encoding lipoyl(octanoyl) transferase LipB, with protein sequence MQDFTRGRGDGTRDELWICEHAPHFTQGLAGRSDHLLSPGDIPVVATNRGGQVTYHGPGQVVAYPLLDLQRLGYFVKEYVFRIEDAVMRTLEHFGVTGHRVAGAPGIYVRLDDPGSHAMLEQRPRLREPGSTPPEPDFTGLGKIAALGIKVSRHCTYHGVALNVAMDLEPYGRINPCGYAGLQTVDLSTIGVQTTWDEAARVLGLQLQRRLAP encoded by the coding sequence ATGCAGGACTTCACGCGCGGACGCGGAGACGGCACGCGCGATGAGCTCTGGATCTGCGAGCATGCACCGCATTTCACGCAAGGCCTCGCAGGAAGAAGTGACCACTTGCTGAGCCCCGGCGATATCCCTGTGGTCGCCACGAACCGTGGCGGCCAGGTCACCTACCACGGCCCGGGTCAGGTTGTCGCCTACCCATTGCTGGACCTGCAGCGCCTGGGCTACTTCGTCAAGGAATACGTCTTTCGCATCGAGGACGCGGTCATGCGGACGCTGGAGCATTTCGGCGTGACGGGCCATCGCGTGGCCGGAGCGCCGGGCATCTACGTGCGTCTGGACGACCCGGGCAGCCATGCCATGCTGGAGCAGCGACCGCGCCTTCGTGAGCCTGGCTCCACCCCACCCGAACCCGACTTCACCGGCCTGGGCAAGATCGCCGCTCTGGGCATCAAGGTCAGCCGGCATTGCACCTACCACGGCGTGGCCCTCAACGTGGCCATGGACCTGGAACCCTACGGCCGGATCAACCCTTGCGGCTACGCAGGACTGCAAACGGTGGACCTTTCTACAATCGGCGTTCAGACAACCTGGGACGAGGCCGCCCGTGTGCTGGGACTTCAACTGCAGCGCCGCCTCGCCCCCTGA
- a CDS encoding YbeD family protein, producing MSDPTSPPSSVPGDATPDPRKDSLIEYPSRFPIKVMGVKSEHLVHEITQIAERFDPGFDASTIELRPSSSGKYLGVTVTVTATSREQLDDLYRAFTSHPLVKVVL from the coding sequence ATGAGCGATCCCACCTCTCCACCTTCCTCCGTCCCGGGCGATGCCACGCCCGATCCGCGCAAGGACTCGCTGATCGAGTATCCGTCGCGCTTTCCCATCAAGGTCATGGGCGTGAAGTCCGAGCACCTGGTGCATGAGATCACGCAGATCGCCGAACGCTTCGATCCGGGCTTCGATGCCAGCACCATCGAGCTGCGCCCCAGCAGCAGCGGCAAGTACCTGGGCGTCACCGTCACGGTGACCGCCACCAGCCGCGAGCAACTCGACGACCTGTACCGTGCCTTCACCTCGCACCCGCTGGTGAAAGTGGTGCTGTGA
- a CDS encoding ATP synthase subunit I: MKNNAADTDLDSELGDEVSDFKPLTAQEAQDWRARHPQVSVWRIVAVQAVAGVLTALVAWLVTGRAAAGWSAAYGALSVVLPAALFARAVVRRRPGGAAAAMVGIFGWELVKLVLCIAMLAAAPRLVPGLSWLALLAGLVVVMKTYWVALIVRSNVRKTD; this comes from the coding sequence ATGAAAAACAACGCCGCCGACACAGACCTCGACTCGGAACTTGGTGACGAAGTTTCAGACTTCAAGCCCTTGACCGCGCAGGAAGCGCAGGACTGGCGGGCGCGCCATCCCCAGGTGTCGGTGTGGCGCATCGTGGCGGTGCAGGCGGTGGCTGGAGTGCTGACGGCACTGGTTGCGTGGCTGGTGACGGGGCGCGCGGCGGCAGGGTGGTCGGCTGCCTACGGGGCCTTGTCGGTGGTTCTTCCTGCGGCGCTTTTCGCACGTGCCGTGGTGCGCAGGCGGCCAGGTGGTGCCGCTGCGGCCATGGTGGGAATTTTTGGCTGGGAACTGGTGAAGCTGGTGCTGTGCATAGCCATGCTGGCGGCTGCACCCAGGCTGGTCCCGGGGCTGAGTTGGCTGGCGCTGCTGGCGGGCTTGGTGGTCGTCATGAAAACGTATTGGGTCGCACTGATAGTGCGCTCCAATGTCCGAAAAACCGATTGA
- the atpB gene encoding F0F1 ATP synthase subunit A, with amino-acid sequence MAADAHAPTASEYIVHHLQHLQNIKQKSIIDFSVVNLDSIVVSVTLGVISLFVLWLAARKATSGVPGRFQAAVELLVEMVDNQAKANIHNAQSRKFIAPLALTVFVWIFMMNAMDMLPVDLLPVLWQGVQGDSHAYLRVVPTADLSTTLGLSSAVLILCFFYSIKIKGMGGWAHELVTAPFGTSKNPVFALILGVVNLAMQIIEYVAKTVSHGMRLFGNMYAGELVFCLIALMGGAAAMSLSGVLLPVGHIIAGSIWAIFHILIITLQAFIFMMLTLIYLGQAHEAH; translated from the coding sequence ATGGCCGCAGACGCGCACGCACCCACTGCAAGTGAATACATCGTTCACCACCTGCAGCACCTCCAGAACATCAAGCAGAAGTCGATCATCGACTTTTCGGTCGTCAACCTGGACTCGATCGTCGTCAGCGTCACGCTGGGCGTGATCAGTCTGTTCGTGCTGTGGCTGGCTGCACGCAAGGCCACCTCGGGCGTGCCCGGCCGCTTCCAGGCGGCCGTGGAGCTGCTGGTCGAGATGGTGGACAACCAGGCCAAGGCCAACATCCACAACGCGCAAAGCCGCAAGTTCATCGCGCCCCTGGCGCTGACCGTGTTCGTCTGGATCTTCATGATGAACGCCATGGACATGCTGCCCGTGGACCTGCTGCCCGTGCTGTGGCAAGGCGTGCAGGGCGACTCGCACGCCTATCTGCGCGTGGTTCCCACCGCCGACCTGTCGACCACGCTGGGCCTGTCCTCGGCCGTGCTGATCCTGTGCTTCTTCTACAGCATCAAGATCAAGGGCATGGGCGGCTGGGCCCACGAACTGGTGACCGCTCCGTTCGGTACCAGCAAGAATCCCGTGTTTGCACTGATCCTGGGTGTCGTGAACCTGGCCATGCAAATCATTGAATATGTCGCCAAGACGGTCTCGCATGGCATGCGACTGTTCGGCAACATGTACGCTGGTGAGCTGGTGTTCTGTCTGATCGCTCTGATGGGCGGTGCGGCTGCCATGTCGCTTTCCGGTGTGTTGCTCCCCGTGGGGCACATCATTGCAGGCTCTATCTGGGCGATCTTCCACATTCTGATCATCACCCTGCAGGCCTTCATTTTCATGATGCTGACGCTGATCTACCTCGGCCAGGCGCATGAAGCCCACTGA
- the atpE gene encoding F0F1 ATP synthase subunit C has protein sequence MENILGLVALACGLIVGLGAIGASIGIALMGGKFLESSARQPELINELQTKMFILAGLIDAAFLIGVAIALLFAFANPFVLA, from the coding sequence ATGGAAAACATTCTCGGTCTCGTCGCTCTGGCTTGTGGTCTGATCGTTGGTCTGGGCGCTATCGGCGCTTCGATCGGTATCGCCCTGATGGGTGGCAAGTTCCTGGAATCGTCGGCACGTCAGCCTGAGCTGATCAACGAACTGCAAACCAAGATGTTCATCTTGGCCGGCCTGATCGACGCCGCCTTCCTGATCGGCGTGGCCATCGCTCTGCTGTTCGCTTTCGCCAACCCCTTCGTCCTGGCCTAA
- a CDS encoding F0F1 ATP synthase subunit B, whose product MSINATLFVQAIVFLILVLFTMKFVWPPIAKALDERAQKIADGLAAADKAKTDLAAANKRVEQELAQTRNETASRLADAERRAQAIIEEAKARASEEGNKIVAAARAEAEQQTVQAREALREQVAALAVKGAEQILRKEVDAGVHADLLNRLKTEL is encoded by the coding sequence GTGAGTATCAACGCGACCCTGTTCGTTCAGGCCATCGTCTTCCTGATCCTGGTGCTGTTCACGATGAAGTTCGTGTGGCCCCCGATCGCGAAGGCGCTGGATGAGCGAGCCCAGAAAATCGCCGATGGCCTCGCTGCTGCCGACAAGGCCAAGACCGACCTGGCCGCCGCCAACAAGCGCGTCGAGCAGGAACTGGCCCAGACGCGCAACGAGACGGCATCGCGGCTTGCGGACGCCGAACGCCGTGCCCAGGCCATCATCGAGGAAGCCAAGGCCCGTGCCTCCGAGGAAGGCAACAAGATTGTCGCCGCTGCACGTGCCGAGGCCGAACAGCAGACAGTCCAGGCCCGTGAAGCCCTGCGCGAGCAGGTGGCTGCACTGGCTGTCAAGGGTGCCGAGCAGATCCTGCGCAAGGAAGTGGATGCCGGCGTTCATGCCGACCTGCTGAACCGCCTGAAGACCGAGCTGTAA
- a CDS encoding F0F1 ATP synthase subunit delta encodes MAELATIARPYADALFKASAQQGADLSGTVAWAEELAAIAANPQLRQLADDPKVTHEQLFDVISGVAGSALPDAARNFLRVIIENGRLQALPEVVAQFRALVNRAGGSSDAVVQSAFPIDAAALAALGVSLEKRFGRKLNLSVQQDQSLIGGIRVVVGDEVLDTSVKARLEQMKAALTA; translated from the coding sequence ATGGCAGAACTCGCCACCATTGCCCGTCCTTACGCAGATGCCCTGTTCAAGGCCAGCGCCCAGCAGGGCGCTGACCTGTCCGGCACTGTTGCCTGGGCGGAGGAATTGGCGGCGATTGCCGCCAACCCGCAATTGCGCCAGCTGGCCGACGACCCCAAGGTGACCCACGAACAGCTGTTCGACGTCATCAGCGGCGTGGCCGGCTCGGCATTGCCCGATGCCGCGCGCAACTTTTTGCGCGTCATCATCGAAAACGGTCGACTGCAAGCCCTGCCCGAGGTGGTGGCCCAGTTCCGCGCCCTCGTGAACCGCGCCGGTGGCTCGTCCGACGCCGTGGTCCAAAGCGCATTCCCCATCGACGCCGCCGCACTGGCCGCACTCGGGGTTTCGCTGGAGAAGCGTTTCGGCCGCAAGCTGAACCTGTCGGTGCAGCAAGATCAGTCCCTGATCGGTGGCATCCGCGTCGTGGTGGGTGATGAAGTGCTTGACACCTCCGTCAAGGCCCGCCTGGAACAAATGAAAGCGGCCCTCACTGCGTAA
- the atpA gene encoding F0F1 ATP synthase subunit alpha, translated as MQLNPAEISELIKSRIEGLAGSSDIRNEGTVVSVTDGIVRVHGLSDVMQGEMLEFPAGKDGQPSFGLALNLERDSVGAVILGEYEHISEGDTVKCTGRILEVPVGPELIGRVVNALGQPIDGKGPINAKMTDVIEKVAPGVIARQSVDQPLQTGIKSIDSMVPVGRGQRELIIGDRQTGKTAVAIDAIINQKGQGVTCIYVAIGQKASSIKNVVRALEQAGAMEYTIVVAATASESAAMQYVSAYSGCTMGEYFRDRGQDALIVYDDLSKQAVAYRQVSLLLRRPPGREAFPGDVFYLHSRLLERAARVNADYVEAFTKGEVKGKTGSLTALPIIETQAGDVSAFVPTNVISITDGQIFLETSLFNAGIRPAINAGISVSRVGGSAQTKLVKGLSGGIRTDLAQYRELAAFAQFASDLDEATRKQLDRGARVTELLKQAQYSPLNIALMGATLFAVNKGYMDDIEVKQVLPFEAGLHQFLKTSHAALLDRLLQNRAFDKEGKDEAELTQAIVAFKKSFA; from the coding sequence ATGCAACTCAATCCCGCAGAAATTTCTGAACTGATCAAGAGCCGCATCGAGGGTCTGGCTGGCAGCAGCGACATCCGCAACGAAGGCACCGTGGTCTCGGTGACCGACGGTATCGTGCGCGTGCACGGCCTGTCGGACGTGATGCAAGGCGAAATGCTGGAATTCCCGGCAGGCAAGGACGGCCAGCCCTCCTTCGGCCTGGCGCTGAACCTGGAGCGCGACTCCGTCGGCGCCGTGATTCTGGGCGAGTACGAGCACATCTCCGAAGGCGACACCGTCAAGTGCACGGGCCGCATCCTGGAAGTGCCCGTCGGCCCCGAACTCATCGGCCGCGTGGTCAACGCCCTGGGCCAGCCCATCGACGGCAAGGGCCCCATCAACGCCAAGATGACGGACGTGATCGAGAAGGTCGCTCCCGGCGTGATCGCGCGCCAGTCCGTGGACCAGCCCCTGCAGACCGGCATCAAGTCCATCGACTCGATGGTGCCCGTGGGCCGTGGCCAGCGCGAACTGATCATCGGCGACCGCCAGACCGGCAAGACCGCCGTGGCCATCGACGCCATCATCAACCAGAAGGGCCAGGGCGTCACCTGCATCTACGTTGCGATCGGCCAGAAGGCTTCCTCGATCAAGAACGTGGTGCGTGCCCTGGAGCAGGCCGGCGCGATGGAATACACCATCGTCGTGGCGGCCACCGCATCCGAATCCGCTGCCATGCAGTACGTGTCGGCCTACTCGGGCTGCACGATGGGCGAATACTTCCGCGACCGCGGCCAGGATGCACTGATCGTCTATGACGACCTGTCCAAGCAGGCCGTGGCCTACCGCCAGGTCTCGCTGCTGCTGCGCCGTCCCCCGGGCCGTGAAGCCTTCCCTGGCGACGTGTTCTATCTCCACAGCCGCCTGCTCGAGCGCGCAGCCCGCGTGAATGCCGACTACGTCGAAGCCTTCACCAAGGGTGAAGTCAAGGGCAAGACCGGTTCGCTGACGGCCCTGCCCATCATTGAAACCCAGGCCGGCGACGTGTCCGCCTTCGTGCCCACCAACGTGATCTCGATCACGGACGGCCAGATCTTCCTGGAAACCAGCCTGTTCAACGCCGGTATCCGTCCCGCCATCAACGCCGGTATCTCGGTGTCGCGCGTCGGTGGCTCGGCCCAGACCAAGCTGGTCAAGGGTCTGTCCGGCGGTATCCGTACCGACCTGGCGCAGTACCGTGAGCTTGCTGCCTTCGCGCAGTTCGCCTCCGACCTGGACGAAGCCACCCGCAAGCAGCTGGACCGTGGCGCCCGCGTGACCGAACTGCTCAAGCAGGCCCAGTACAGCCCGCTGAACATCGCTCTGATGGGTGCAACGCTGTTCGCCGTGAACAAGGGCTACATGGACGACATCGAAGTCAAGCAAGTGCTGCCCTTCGAAGCCGGCCTGCACCAGTTCCTGAAGACCAGCCACGCTGCCCTGCTCGACCGCCTGCTGCAAAACCGTGCCTTCGACAAGGAAGGCAAGGACGAAGCCGAGCTGACGCAAGCCATCGTTGCGTTCAAGAAGTCGTTCGCTTAA